In Croceicoccus sp. Ery15, a genomic segment contains:
- the murG gene encoding undecaprenyldiphospho-muramoylpentapeptide beta-N-acetylglucosaminyltransferase, translating to MSKQAAPRATRHYILAAGGTGGHMIPAFALASELIARGHKVALVTDTRGEAIPGMPKDMDAFVLPAGRMDGGILGKIRGLNAIRKGRAMALRLIREMEPACVVGFGGYPAMPTLLAAKAANVPFVIHEQNAVLGRVNRYLAGSAAAVATAYERIDRMPAKAAGKIHLVGNPVREEVLALRDQSFPPFLKEGLLRVLVTGGSQGARILSRVVPQGFAALPEDMRRRLQITQQCRPEDIEAVRASYADSGIPAELGTYFEDMAQRLADAHLFVGRAGASTIAELTAVGRPAILIPLAIAMDDHQTANAREMAEAGGARSIAEPDFTPDALAAQLMAMADEPETLANAAHRSWICGRPDAARDLADLVEGFGGTPLMDVIKVGKSAPAKTSAATAAPAATKAMEDAQ from the coding sequence ATGAGCAAGCAGGCCGCGCCGCGCGCGACCCGCCATTATATTCTGGCAGCCGGGGGCACCGGCGGCCACATGATCCCCGCCTTCGCCCTTGCGAGCGAGCTGATCGCGCGCGGGCACAAGGTGGCGCTGGTCACCGATACGCGGGGAGAGGCGATTCCCGGCATGCCCAAGGACATGGACGCCTTTGTGTTGCCCGCGGGGCGCATGGATGGCGGCATTCTGGGCAAGATCCGCGGGCTGAACGCGATCCGCAAGGGCCGCGCGATGGCGCTGCGCCTGATCCGCGAGATGGAGCCGGCCTGCGTGGTGGGTTTCGGCGGCTATCCCGCGATGCCGACGCTGCTGGCGGCGAAGGCCGCGAATGTGCCATTCGTAATCCACGAACAGAACGCCGTGCTGGGCCGCGTGAACCGCTATCTGGCGGGCAGCGCGGCCGCAGTCGCCACCGCCTATGAACGGATCGACCGCATGCCCGCCAAGGCCGCGGGCAAGATCCATCTTGTCGGCAATCCGGTGCGCGAGGAAGTGCTGGCCTTGCGCGACCAGAGCTTTCCGCCCTTTCTGAAAGAGGGGCTGCTGCGCGTGCTCGTCACCGGCGGCAGTCAGGGTGCCCGTATCCTCAGCCGCGTGGTGCCGCAGGGCTTCGCCGCCCTGCCCGAAGACATGCGCCGCCGCCTGCAAATCACGCAGCAATGCCGTCCAGAGGATATCGAGGCCGTCCGCGCATCCTATGCCGACAGCGGCATTCCCGCCGAACTGGGGACCTATTTCGAGGATATGGCCCAGCGCCTTGCCGACGCGCATCTGTTCGTGGGCCGCGCGGGCGCATCGACCATTGCCGAGCTGACGGCGGTGGGCCGGCCCGCGATCCTGATCCCGCTCGCCATCGCGATGGACGATCACCAGACCGCCAATGCCCGTGAAATGGCCGAGGCAGGGGGCGCGCGTTCGATTGCCGAACCCGATTTTACGCCCGACGCGCTGGCCGCGCAGCTGATGGCCATGGCAGATGAACCGGAGACGCTGGCCAATGCCGCGCATCGTTCGTGGATTTGCGGACGCCCCGATGCGGCGCGTGACCTGGCCGATCTGGTCGAGGGTTTCGGCGGCACGCCGCTGATGGATGTGATCAAGGTCGGCAAATCCGCGCCTGCAAAAACCTCTGCCGCCACCGCCGCGCCTGCCGCGACCAAGGCAATGGAGGATGCGCAGTGA
- a CDS encoding FtsW/RodA/SpoVE family cell cycle protein — protein MHDLLVWWREIDRVILFTVLALMAVGIIGVAAGSAASAKRLSTAAKTLDDLMFFKQHLAWLTMGLAVMFVSSMLSRDNARRGAILLACAMFALLIVTPFVGHEINGARRWINIGVSFQPSEFYKPAYTVLLAWILSWRVRDPQIPTIAICFGILLASVGLLMLQPDFGTAMLLAGVCLVLVITAGLPVQRIGVAVGLIVSIVIAAYFFYDNARHRIDAFLGGSEAYSQVDLARRTLLSGGWFGQGLWMGTRKNSLPEAHTDYILSVIGEEFGLIAVSAIALLYCTLVVRVLWRLKDEEDLFTILAGTGLASLLGGQAFINIAVNLQLFPSKGMTLPLISYGGSSMIALCLTVGMLLAVTRRNPFLTRDGLPVGHGGMRR, from the coding sequence ATGCACGATCTGCTGGTCTGGTGGCGAGAGATCGACCGCGTGATCCTGTTCACCGTTCTTGCATTGATGGCCGTGGGGATCATCGGCGTTGCCGCAGGGTCGGCCGCCAGCGCCAAGCGCCTGTCAACGGCGGCCAAAACGCTGGACGATCTGATGTTCTTCAAACAGCACCTGGCGTGGCTGACCATGGGTCTGGCGGTGATGTTCGTGTCGTCGATGCTGTCGCGCGACAATGCACGCAGGGGCGCGATCCTTCTGGCTTGTGCCATGTTCGCTCTGCTGATCGTCACCCCTTTCGTGGGGCACGAAATCAATGGTGCGCGGCGCTGGATCAATATTGGCGTATCGTTCCAGCCGTCCGAATTTTACAAGCCTGCCTATACGGTGCTGCTGGCGTGGATCCTGTCGTGGCGGGTGCGCGATCCGCAAATCCCGACGATCGCGATCTGCTTTGGCATATTGCTCGCATCGGTCGGGCTGCTGATGCTGCAGCCCGATTTCGGCACCGCCATGCTGCTGGCGGGCGTATGCCTTGTGCTGGTGATCACGGCGGGCCTGCCAGTGCAGCGGATCGGCGTTGCGGTGGGGCTGATCGTTTCGATCGTGATCGCCGCCTATTTCTTTTATGACAATGCCCGCCATCGTATCGACGCTTTTCTGGGCGGCAGCGAGGCATATAGCCAGGTCGATCTGGCGCGGCGTACCCTACTGTCGGGCGGGTGGTTCGGACAGGGCCTGTGGATGGGCACGCGCAAGAATTCGCTGCCCGAAGCGCATACCGATTACATCTTGTCGGTCATTGGCGAGGAATTCGGCCTGATCGCGGTCAGCGCCATCGCGCTGCTCTATTGCACATTGGTCGTGCGCGTGCTGTGGCGGTTAAAGGACGAGGAAGACTTGTTCACGATCCTTGCGGGGACGGGGCTGGCATCGCTGCTGGGCGGGCAGGCGTTCATCAATATCGCGGTGAACCTGCAACTCTTTCCGTCCAAGGGCATGACCCTGCCACTGATCAGCTATGGCGGCTCGTCGATGATCGCGCTTTGCCTTACGGTGGGGATGCTGCTGGCGGTCACAAGGCGCAATCCGTTCCTTACGCGCGACGGTCTGCCCGTCGGCCATGGAGGTATGAGACGATGA
- the murD gene encoding UDP-N-acetylmuramoyl-L-alanine--D-glutamate ligase, whose amino-acid sequence MSETGAPSSAILPPAVFAGRNYAVLGLARTGMAAIRALCDAGARVLAWDRDPDARRLAEQLAGDCSGLLRVGEIDRYSVAGFDGIVVSPGVPLNKHPVTDIARATGVAIIGDIELFAQARPLLPAHRVAGITGTNGKSTTCALLHHLLQSAGYATRLGGNIGIPVLSTSALQPNEKGPAIYVFELSSYQIDITDSLSCEAAAILNVSPDHLDRYDGSFEAYTESKVRLFGMQDARAMALVDRASLQMPPVARALSHRSPVVIEDVSLPGNPDEWPSLQGPHNRGNAAAAVAIARRFGVEEAEIEAGLKSFHGLPHRMQRVAEIGGVAFVNDSKATNPASTAPALAAYPPQDGRARIHWIVGGLPKGDTLGECEGMLDHVAAAYTIGEAGPMFTGLLEGRVPVQRSEMMGEAVRAAAAAAQPGDVVLLSPACASFDQFRDYEKRGEAFVSLVAMLAEANKTGEQEI is encoded by the coding sequence ATGAGCGAAACCGGCGCCCCCTCTTCGGCTATTCTGCCGCCTGCCGTTTTCGCGGGGCGCAATTATGCCGTTCTGGGGCTGGCCCGCACCGGCATGGCCGCGATCCGCGCGCTTTGCGACGCGGGTGCGCGCGTTCTGGCGTGGGACCGCGACCCCGATGCGCGCCGCCTTGCCGAGCAGCTGGCGGGCGACTGCAGCGGCCTGTTGCGGGTGGGAGAGATCGACCGCTATTCCGTGGCCGGTTTCGACGGGATCGTCGTGTCGCCCGGCGTGCCACTGAACAAGCATCCGGTTACCGATATCGCCCGCGCCACCGGCGTCGCCATCATCGGCGACATCGAACTGTTCGCACAGGCCCGCCCGCTGCTGCCCGCGCACAGAGTGGCGGGGATCACCGGCACCAACGGCAAGTCCACCACTTGCGCGCTGCTGCACCATCTGCTGCAAAGCGCGGGCTATGCCACGCGGCTGGGCGGCAATATCGGCATTCCCGTGCTGTCGACCAGCGCGCTGCAGCCCAATGAAAAGGGGCCGGCGATCTATGTGTTCGAATTGTCGAGCTATCAGATCGACATTACCGACAGCCTGTCGTGCGAGGCTGCGGCGATCCTGAATGTCTCGCCCGATCACCTCGACCGTTATGACGGCAGCTTCGAGGCCTATACCGAAAGCAAGGTGCGCCTGTTCGGCATGCAGGATGCCAGGGCGATGGCGCTGGTCGATCGGGCCAGCCTGCAAATGCCGCCAGTCGCCCGTGCGCTGTCCCATCGCTCGCCCGTGGTGATCGAGGATGTGTCCCTGCCCGGCAATCCCGACGAATGGCCATCGCTGCAGGGGCCGCATAATCGCGGCAATGCCGCCGCCGCGGTCGCCATCGCGCGCCGTTTCGGCGTGGAAGAGGCCGAGATCGAGGCTGGGCTGAAAAGCTTTCACGGCTTGCCGCATCGCATGCAGCGGGTGGCAGAGATTGGCGGGGTCGCGTTCGTCAACGATTCCAAGGCGACCAATCCCGCCTCTACCGCGCCTGCGCTGGCGGCATATCCGCCGCAGGACGGGCGCGCGCGTATCCATTGGATCGTCGGCGGTCTGCCCAAGGGCGACACGCTGGGCGAGTGCGAGGGGATGCTGGACCATGTCGCGGCGGCCTATACCATTGGCGAGGCGGGGCCGATGTTCACCGGCCTGCTGGAAGGGCGCGTGCCCGTCCAGCGGTCCGAGATGATGGGAGAAGCCGTGCGCGCCGCCGCCGCTGCCGCGCAGCCGGGCGATGTGGTGCTGCTGTCGCCCGCATGCGCCAGTTTCGACCAGTTCCGCGATTACGAAAAACGCGGCGAGGCCTTCGTCAGCCTTGTCGCCATGCTGGCCGAGGCAAACAAGACAGGGGAGCAGGAAATTTGA
- the mraY gene encoding phospho-N-acetylmuramoyl-pentapeptide-transferase produces MLYLIAQWLEFEGLANLVRYQSFRAGACLLTALAIGLIIGPRFIDLLRVRQGKGQPIRLDGPQTHLAKRGTPTMGGLLIMAAVSVSMFLWMDLSSWQVWACIAVTLGFGLIGFLDDYDKVRKASHKGVSGKVRLLGEFVIAGIAAWLVVGETTLYLPFVSFGIPLGPFYYVFAAFVIVGAGNAVNLTDGLDGLAIMPVIIASGTFAIIAYLVGRADYSAYLGIPYVEGAGELAILCAAIIGAGLAFLWFNAPPAAVFMGDTGSLALGGALGTIAVAAHHEVVLGIVGGLFVLEAVSVIVQVFWFKRTGRRVFRMAPIHHHFEQKGWAESTVVVRFWIVAIVLAVIGLATLKVR; encoded by the coding sequence ATGCTTTACCTGATCGCCCAGTGGCTCGAATTCGAAGGGCTGGCCAATCTTGTCCGTTACCAGAGCTTTCGCGCGGGCGCCTGCCTGCTGACCGCACTGGCGATCGGGCTGATCATCGGCCCGCGCTTTATCGATCTGTTGCGCGTGCGGCAGGGCAAGGGGCAGCCGATCCGGCTGGACGGCCCGCAGACCCATCTGGCCAAGCGCGGCACCCCCACCATGGGCGGGCTGCTGATCATGGCCGCCGTATCGGTTTCGATGTTCCTGTGGATGGACCTGTCCAGCTGGCAGGTGTGGGCCTGTATCGCGGTCACGCTGGGTTTCGGACTGATCGGTTTCCTCGACGATTACGACAAGGTGCGCAAGGCCAGCCACAAGGGCGTATCGGGCAAGGTGCGGCTGCTGGGCGAATTCGTGATCGCGGGCATCGCGGCCTGGCTGGTGGTGGGAGAGACGACGCTCTATCTGCCTTTCGTCAGCTTCGGCATTCCGCTGGGGCCGTTCTATTACGTGTTCGCCGCTTTCGTGATCGTGGGGGCGGGCAATGCGGTGAACCTGACCGACGGGCTGGACGGGCTGGCCATCATGCCCGTCATCATCGCCAGCGGCACATTCGCGATCATCGCCTATCTGGTGGGCCGCGCCGATTACTCGGCCTATCTGGGCATCCCCTATGTCGAAGGCGCGGGCGAGTTGGCCATCCTGTGTGCCGCGATCATTGGCGCGGGGCTCGCATTTCTATGGTTCAACGCGCCGCCGGCCGCCGTATTCATGGGCGATACGGGTTCGCTGGCGCTGGGCGGGGCATTGGGCACGATCGCGGTCGCCGCCCATCACGAGGTGGTGCTGGGCATCGTCGGCGGGCTGTTCGTGCTGGAAGCCGTATCGGTCATCGTGCAGGTGTTCTGGTTCAAGCGCACCGGCCGCCGCGTCTTCCGAATGGCCCCGATCCACCATCATTTCGAACAAAAGGGCTGGGCCGAATCCACCGTGGTCGTCCGGTTCTGGATCGTGGCCATCGTGCTGGCCGTGATCGGCCTTGCGACACTGAAGGTGCGATGA